GTATCACAGTCAAACAATCATACAGTTAGGCAACGGTTTTGGTCACAgtctttaaatattatgtacctacctattaaaaaatgattactaaataattttaaatacatatcaaaaattgcgtgaccggcaggaatcgaacctgcatcttctgggttcgcgcccgatgccttgaccattcggccacggtctcgcttactgccagtaatttttgatattatgattatgatgatatatatatgatttagtaatttccttgaagtgtaggtaaacactaaaaaatttatataaaaaaaatattgatgttTAATTATTACTGCCAAATTGTAGACATCTTGGCAAAAAGCTCTGCTCATTATTACTCTACTGAATGATTGCTACACTATGGTACTTTGTGTCTAGCGATCGTATATTATTGTGCTAAGGAATTTGTTGTGAGTTGAtaattatactatatatttattttttgaattgtATTAACTTAGCTGCATTCCAACGATATCAGACTATGTTGCTCGcttattatgaatattaaataataataaatgttattgtaatgttttatttgaaacaGGACAATTATAAGATGTTTCATTCTCGTattcatttgttttatttttaaacacccTTAACCTAtataacggcgattacgcactgcacttccgtcatccaagtaacgagttctatccgtcatccgttgGTGCGCGATTGCCGTAGAATGACAGCTGtatgaaaaatacgactgtagtacggaaccctcagtgacgagtctgattcgcacttggccgggtttttttaaatatgtaataaatttttattataatgtaagtaataggtaccataccaattaatttgatgattttatttGATATTTCGGGCTCGTCGCATGGGTCGTGGTCACAACaggactgcagtgctgcgagagatgaagtccGAGCTGTCATGGGTAGTAGCCATGAAACCACGAAAAGTAAAaccatgaaataagcttaaaatcattaattaatttttattaataatataatttatgaatcaataatattataatcaagcTGATTACCAGTGATATAATGTAAAAACAAGTAGATATGTTACAATTATTCAATTAATAGGATAAACATGAAACTGTGACACTTGAGTCACATTTATAGAGTGCTGTCTCTTCTTTTCTTGTCTTCTGTCTTACTCATTACAGAGCACACACACCATGTAACATGAATGTAATATGTCTATAGTGTAATGTAATTGCAGATTTTATAACTTTGCCAGTGTCTTATTCATcatgataatcatcatcatcatcatcatcagcctgtggaagtccactgttatacataggccttccctaaagagcgacACCACACCCAGtttctcagccttcctcatccagccatttCCCGACAGCCTTTATATCGTctgtccatcgtgctggagggcgtcccacactacgcttgctcaaacgcggtctccactcaaggactttccggctccaacggccatcacctctataacaggcatgacctgcccactgccacttcagcttgctaatagtttgggctatgtcagtgtaCTTGGTTCTCCTGCTGATCTCCTTGTCTTATTAGCTCTAATTTAATCAGAACTTTCCCCACTAGAACTATAATCACCGACTAAAGAAATAGGATTACATTTCTCATCACAATTTACTtcacttaattttttattttcactttccttttcattttcactttctattttattttcctcTTGTTTTTTATCTTTACAAGCTATTGCTGTTTCCCcttcttttttattaatatctacCAAGCTTTTACTTCCATTCTCatctatattttcatttttaaatgcaCTTTCTGTTTTGTTTTCACTATTGgatatatttttacattcatCACCACTTTTCACTTTTTTCGGTTCACttaaattatcatttattttactttctaCATTATCAACATGTTTTCTCCTAACTGTGATGCCTAAAACATTTCTAGTTAAAAGTACACTTTTACTTAGggactcctccttttttaaccCCCCAAAGCTGGTTATAAGTCCACTAGAACTTGGTAATGCTGGGGTATTCAATATTTTGTTTCTGGTTAGACTCTGTGACTCTTCAATACTCTGTGAAGGCCTTAGAGAGAGAAGGGACGCCATGTTTCTGTCGTCTTCTGTCTCTGGCAAGAGATTGATGTTCAGAGAAGATTTAGCTAGAAGCAAACTGTCGTTGACTGACGATTCTTCTAGCTCTTTTCTTCTCTTCTGTAAGAAAGATCAGTACATATATTTCTGAAAATCACATTGATCTTAGAGTGATTTTACAGCcagttaaatctaaatatattaaaagaaaagctgactgactgactgatctatcgacgcacagctaacactactggacagattgggctgaaatttggcatgtagatagctattatgacgtagacatccgctaagtaaagatttttgaaaatttaacccctaagggggtaaaataggggtttgaaatttgtgtagtccacgcggccaaagtcgcgaggataagctaatatttaaaatataaaatcataaaatatcaATCAAGAATAAGAAAGTCAtggaaactattttttttttgcttagaATTGCTGAAGTCTGTTTAATGTTGAAAAGAAATGTCTTTAAGTCTTCTAAAAGACTTTAGTTTCTGTTTTGTATTCAACTAGCACCCTGCCCCAACTTcgtacgggtagcttattacaacttTAGTAtcgatctttaattttttggaaaataaaatatagcctatgtcactcagggataatgtagctttccaccagtgtaagaattttcaaaatttgttcagtagttccagagattaccccctacaaacaaacttacctgacctctttataatatgagtatagaTTAAGGTCCGCACAAAATAGGCCGCCATTTGGTGACCCCTGtgttaggctatcacagcttactagatAGATTAGGATAGTGTCATCTTTGATTGAATGAAGAAAAAATTTGGGACCTACCCTAAAGTTCCTTCGCAGTGCACAGTTGGCCTCATAGTCATCTTTCCACACAGCTTCATTCCTGCCCACCAGCCTGTTGATCCGTGGCTTGTCCAGCTTGCTGACATCCTCATCTCCTGTCTTGTGCTCCAGCTTGAACATGGCATCGTCAAACAGGCGCTTCTGAGTCTCCTTGGTTTCTGGCACAATTTGCCCGTTCTCTGTGGGGTCCCATCTGTTTTCTTGACGCCTTGCACCCGACACTATGACATAGTCTAGATTCTAGAAAAAAGAAATTGAGTATTACTTACTTTAGTTTAAAACTTTACACAATAATAActtaaatcatttaattttgtatttaacaTTTTTGACAAAATGTTAAATTGATTTATGGACATACATACTTGTAAGTGATTGTTGTAATATTCTTTATGAAACAATAAACATCTTAAACAGGAAACCAGAGTTCTATAGTTCATGGTTTTTTgagatttaagtaaaataataattaagtattcaaaaaaatctctacattaaaatttcaaatagCACTGATCTTCATGCTTTAAAGAAATAGATCCATTTTAAGAGGATTCGGGAATAAATAATGagaattaattaatgttttcagTAATACTTTATCTCAAATTATCATCAGCCCATTACGAGCATGGATCTCTTTTCAGAATGAGGATTTAGGACATAGTCTACCATTTtggctaagtgtggattggcagacttctcacatctttgagaacattatggagaactctcaggcatgcaggtttcctcataatgttccttcaccattaaaacaaatgacatttaattgcttaaatttACAAAACTCCCAGATGTTCATGCCCAAGAACCCCCAGACCCACTGAATAGGAGACTGGAGTCTCAACCACTAGCCTCTCTCAACCACAACAGTACCAGTTTAACTATATTTTATACAAGTTTTGGTTGATACTTACAGCTGGATCAGTCTTGATTTCAAAATGGTTGTTGCACAAATGGCATTTCATTTTAAACTGGTAAACTGGAGTGGTATAATACATcccaatcttcttcttctcagcGTTGTACCTCACGCCCATACCTATGTGGTTCTTACAGCCATCGCACCAGATGTTATATGGCATCTCAAATCTGATGATCAGGATCCCCTCGTGGAGTTTCCTGGCTCGTTCTCTGAGGGCATGGGTGCCCCGGAATTTGTTTAGCCCCCCGACTGTGGGGTCGTAGTCGGGGGGATAATAGAGATTCTGCCCTTTCCTTTCACCCATGGTTACGCCTTGGAACTACTGGAAACAATCAGAAAGTTTCATGGAAAGGCTTAACACGAGCTTACTAGATACTATGAGTATGAGAAAAGATAATTATTGTTGTaaacaagtaaataataaaatggatTTCAAGTTATCAAACTTACTTTATTTCAATAACGAATGGGTCCTTTCTTATTTTGAAATGCAAAACAAAGGTAAATTAAGGGTTTATTTACGAAAGTATTACCAATAGATGGTAGTACACACTACACCGACCAAaatacgaagtagtacttacaAATTATAGCCCAAAATCAAAACATCAAAAATGTAacctaaaacaaaaatatatggCAGCTGTCAAGTGCCAAAATATCATTGCCAATCATTGCCAAACAAAACTGAAAATTCCAGATGCAAAATATCGCAATAaactttgaaataaaatgtatcCGGAGCTTGCTGTAATTTTTGAAATATAGGTAACAATGtattagatataaaaaataattctaaattattaaaattaaattattttcagtaAATAAACTATCTTTTTTTTCAATCAGTCCAATCATCAGAAAATAAACTGGCAATATCGCCAGCTGTTTGACAACTCTGAAAATTTTTCGGAAGAAAATTTCGACTCAATAATTTTAGCTTTTTGTTTGCTGTGTTATTAATTCTACATAAAAAAACATTGCTAAATAGTGTTTTTGTAAATACTGCTGTGTGTATTTCGCTGTGATGTGCTATGAAATGTCGTTTACTATAAATAGATCGAGGTGCAGTTACCATAGTTCGTAATATTCTGTTTGATGGTGGATCAGACATATTGAGTGATATTTGGTAAATATGGGGAGGAGACAGGAACCAGCCTGGGCTCTGGGCACCGTGGGCCTTGCCGCGGCCAGGGAGCGTGGAGATATAGACAGAAAATTTCAGAATCGCCTAACTGTGACTCGTAGTATGATTGATAGATTAGGTCTAGAAAAAGAACTGCATGGGCATATGGGCTGCGTTAACTGCTTAGAATGGAACAGTGATGGATCGTAAGTAATTTTAAACCAAATTAAAGAAAACACATTGACTCTAGATATCCAATTCTTGTAGAAATACATGTTTGTTTTCAAATGGACAAAGTGCTCTATACtagcatttatattataaataaaatatcaattaaaaaaatatagcggAATTTTGCCCGTTTCTCTGGCGAaattttgttgatttgttcttgGTTAGTCGAACCTTGCAATAAGTCATTTCTGGTTGAACTGACTATTACCATCTTGACTCCATTTCGTATGGATGATAGTGATGTAACCTTCATTACCTAATGGTAGCCTACTATCACATTTAACGTGTAC
The Maniola hyperantus chromosome 11, iAphHyp1.2, whole genome shotgun sequence DNA segment above includes these coding regions:
- the LOC117986202 gene encoding coiled-coil domain-containing protein 130 homolog — translated: MGERKGQNLYYPPDYDPTVGGLNKFRGTHALRERARKLHEGILIIRFEMPYNIWCDGCKNHIGMGVRYNAEKKKIGMYYTTPVYQFKMKCHLCNNHFEIKTDPANLDYVIVSGARRQENRWDPTENGQIVPETKETQKRLFDDAMFKLEHKTGDEDVSKLDKPRINRLVGRNEAVWKDDYEANCALRRNFRKRRKELEESSVNDSLLLAKSSLNINLLPETEDDRNMASLLSLRPSQSIEESQSLTRNKILNTPALPSSSGLITSFGGLKKEESLSKSVLLTRNVLGITVRRKHVDNVESKINDNLSEPKKVKSGDECKNISNSENKTESAFKNENIDENGSKSLVDINKKEGETAIACKDKKQEENKIESENEKESENKKLSEVNCDEKCNPISLVGDYSSSGESSD